From Salvia splendens isolate huo1 chromosome 3, SspV2, whole genome shotgun sequence, a single genomic window includes:
- the LOC121794716 gene encoding LOB domain-containing protein 16-like isoform X1, whose amino-acid sequence MASGSGSPCGACKFLRRKCAADCVFAPYFCSEQGPARFAAIHKVFGASNVSKLLLHVPAADRCEAVVTIAYEAQARIRDPVYGCVAHIFALQQQVAYLQAQVMQAKAQLAQNVMRNGDQNQWNCGAMGPFPAANYSNFYSSISPQSSLDSIDQQETQSREDIEHYYTKKRPSQTDLSELQALALRMINNQD is encoded by the exons ATGGCGAGCGGCAGCGGATCTCCGTGCGGCGCATGCAAGTTCCTCCGGCGGAAATGCGCGGCGGACTGCGTGTTCGCGCCTTATTTCTGCTCGGAGCAGGGCCCCGCGCGGTTCGCCGCCATACACAAGGTGTTCGGCGCCAGCAACGTGTCGAAGCTGCTTCTGCACGTGCCTGCCGCCGACCGCTGCGAGGCCGTCGTCACCATTGCCTACGAAGCCCAGGCCAGAATCAGAGATCCTGTCTACGGCTGCGTTGCTCATATCTTCGCCCTTCAACAACag GTGGCATATCTGCAAGCGCAGGTGATGCAGGCGAAAGCGCAGCTAGCACAAAACGTGATGCGGAATGGTGATCAGAATCAATGGAATTGCGGTGCAATGGGGCCATTTCCGGCAGCGAATTACAGTAATTTCTACTCGAGCATATCGCCTCAGAGCTCACTGGACTCGATCGACCAGCAAGAAACCCAAAGCAGAGAAGATATTGAGCACTACTACACCAAGAAGAGACCTTCTCAGACTG
- the LOC121794716 gene encoding LOB domain-containing protein 16-like isoform X2 gives MASGSGSPCGACKFLRRKCAADCVFAPYFCSEQGPARFAAIHKVFGASNVSKLLLHVPAADRCEAVVTIAYEAQARIRDPVYGCVAHIFALQQQVMQAKAQLAQNVMRNGDQNQWNCGAMGPFPAANYSNFYSSISPQSSLDSIDQQETQSREDIEHYYTKKRPSQTDLSELQALALRMINNQD, from the exons ATGGCGAGCGGCAGCGGATCTCCGTGCGGCGCATGCAAGTTCCTCCGGCGGAAATGCGCGGCGGACTGCGTGTTCGCGCCTTATTTCTGCTCGGAGCAGGGCCCCGCGCGGTTCGCCGCCATACACAAGGTGTTCGGCGCCAGCAACGTGTCGAAGCTGCTTCTGCACGTGCCTGCCGCCGACCGCTGCGAGGCCGTCGTCACCATTGCCTACGAAGCCCAGGCCAGAATCAGAGATCCTGTCTACGGCTGCGTTGCTCATATCTTCGCCCTTCAACAACag GTGATGCAGGCGAAAGCGCAGCTAGCACAAAACGTGATGCGGAATGGTGATCAGAATCAATGGAATTGCGGTGCAATGGGGCCATTTCCGGCAGCGAATTACAGTAATTTCTACTCGAGCATATCGCCTCAGAGCTCACTGGACTCGATCGACCAGCAAGAAACCCAAAGCAGAGAAGATATTGAGCACTACTACACCAAGAAGAGACCTTCTCAGACTG
- the LOC121794416 gene encoding myosin-9-like isoform X2 encodes MMERYHRASFGELSPHVYAIGEAAFREMMIEGKSNSILVSGESGAGKTETTKMLMQYLAYLGGHKGGEGRSVEQQVLESNPVLEAFGNAKTVRNDNSSRFGKFVELQFDHHAKISGAAIRTYLLERSRVCQISDPERNYHCFYLLCAAQEEIKKYKLGHPQTFHYLNQSTCFALDDVDDAHDYLATRKAMDVVGISQEEQDSIFRIVASILHLGNVRFAKGEEIDSSVLEDEKSKFHLQTAAELLMCDSEALEDALLRRVMVTPEEVIKRCLDPDGAIVSRDGLAKTIYSRLFNWLVEKINLSIGQDPSSKSLIGILDIYGFESFKTNSFEQFCINFTNEKLQQHFNQHVFKMEQEEYTKEEISWSYIDFVDNQDVLDLIEKKPGGIIALLDEACMFPKSTPETFAEKLYQIFKTNKRFIKPKLSRTDFAIVHYAGEVQYQCDQFLDKNKDYVVPEHQDLLTASKCPFVVELFPPIPEETTKSSNKSSKFSSIGSRFKSQLQQLMETLNSTEPHYIRCVKPNTLFKPCIFQKEDVMQQLRCGGVLEAIKINLSGYPTHKTFDDFFQRFSTLVPELEGEIGTKDASKRILEKMGIDGAQIGKTKIFLRAGQLATLDAHSALKLGDAAKVIQRKTKTHRARQNYSSTVKAAVVLQSICRGMLAFNFYQVVRKDAAALKIQTDWRWHKFNQNYNRLKGATTSLQAIIRAMAARKQYDFTIQTKTATVIQSRWRGHRAFSQARRAIRATVFIQSGWRRVSATRELRQLKVASRETSALQEAKSKLEKLVDELRSQLQMERHMRAALEKKLEQSLDVMQSQGDKTNSLLEDEAARASKLEGQAAHIASDAARIAIDEAFSIMKERGVPVEEGLGMTKDSNSDVERLKGLLKSEKKRADDMERRYTEAMESVDGKRMKLEETERRVHQLQESLNSVPQDDVQHLWSIFRATNGIMCIYLKFSFGDRD; translated from the exons TCAAATCCAGTCCTTGAAGCATTTGGGAATGCCAAGACTGTCAGAAATGACAATTCTAG CCGATTCGGTAAATTTGTTGAACTCCAGTTCGACCATCATGCAAAAATATCAGGGGCAGCCATCAGGACATATCTTCTTGAGAGATCTCGTGTCTGCCAAATTTCTGATCCTGAGCGCAATTACCACTGTTTTTACCTTTTGTGTGCAGCACAAGAG GAAATTAAGAAGTATAAGCTGGGACATCCACAGACATTTCACTACTTAAACCAATCTACTTGCTTTGCACTAGATGATGTGGATGATGCTCATGATTATTTGGCAACAAGGAAGGCAATGGATGTTGTTGGAATCAGTCAAGAAGAGCAG GACTCAATCTTCAGAATTGTTGCATCTATTCTCCATCTTGGTAATGTTAGATTCGCCAAGGGGGAAGAGATTGATTCATCTGTCCTCGAGGATGAGAAATCAAAGTTCCATCTCCAGACTGCAGCAGAGCTGTTAAT GTGCGATTCTGAAGCTCTGGAAGATGCATTATTGAGGCGTGTGATGGTCACTCCAGAAGAAGTTATCAAAAGATGTCTTGATCCTGATGGTGCAATAGTTAGTAGGGATGGATTAGCTAAGACGATTTATTCTCGCTTGTTTAACTG GTTggtggaaaaaataaatttatccaTCGGGCAAGATCCATCTTCGAAAAGTCTGATTGGAATCCTCGACATTTATGGTTTTGAAAGTTTTAAAACTAATAG TTTCGaacaattttgcattaattttaCCAATGAAAAGCTACAACAACATTTTAATCAG CATGTTTTTAAGATGGAGCAGGAGGAATACACCAAAGAAGAGATTTCCTGGAGCTACATAGACTTCGTGGATAACCAAGATGTTCTAGATCTTATAGAGAAG AAACCTGGAGGAATCATTGCTCTTCTTGATGAGGCCTG TATGTTCCCAAAGTCCACACCTGAAACATTTGCAGAAAAGCTTTATCAGATATTTAAAACCAACAAACGTTTCATCAAACCGAAATTGTCACGTACTGATTTCGCAATTGTTCATTATGCTGGAGAG GTTCAATACCAATGTGATCAGTTTTTGGACAAAAACAAAGACTATGTCGTCCCCGAACATCAGGACCTGCTAACTGCTTCGAAATGCCCATTTGTAGTAGAACTGTTTCCTCCAATTCCTGAAGAGACAACCAAATCTTCAAACAAGTCTTCTAAATTTTCATCAATAGGCTCTCGCTTTAAG TCTCAACTCCAACAATTGATGGAGACACTGAATTCCACAGAACCTCACTACATTAGATGCGTGAAACCTAATACCCTTTTCAAGCCTTGTATTTTTCAAAAGGAAGATGTTATGCAGCAACTTCGTTGCGGT GGTGTTTTAGAggcaattaaaattaatttatccgGTTATCCTACTCATAAGacatttgatgatttttttcaACGGTTTTCTACTCTGGTGCCAGAGTTGGAAGGAGA AATTGGTACAAAAGATGCATCCAAAAGGATTTTAGAGAAGATGGGCATTGATGGAGCTCAg ATTGGAAAAACTAAGATCTTCCTCAGAGCTGGTCAGTTGGCTACTTTAGATGCTCACAGCGCATTAAAATTAGGTGATGCAGCAAAGGTAATACAAAGAAAGACTAAAACTCATAGGGCCCGACAAAACTATTCTTCCACAGTTAAGGCAGCGGTTGTACTTCAATCTATATGCAGAG GAATGCTTGCTTTCAATTTTTACCAAGTTGTAAGAAAGGATGCAGCAGCTCTTAAAATCCAAACAGATTGGAGATGGCATAAATTCAATCAGAACTACAACAGACTCAAGGGAGCAACTACTTCACTGCAAGCAATAATAAGAGCAATGGCTGCACGGAAGCAGTATGATTTCACAATACAAACCAAAACAGCGACTGTTATACAG TCCCGGTGGCGCGGCCATAGAGCTTTTTCACAAGCTAGGCGAGCCATAAGGGCAACGGTTTTTATCCAAAGTGGGTGGAGGAGAGTGTCAGCTACAAGAGAGCTTCGACAACTGAAAGTG GCTTCAAGAGAAACAAGCGCACTTCAGGAAGCAAAGAGTAAGCTTGAAAAGCTAGTGGATGAACTGAGATCACAGTTACAGATGGAGAGACATATGCGA GCTGCCTTGGAGAAAAAGCTGGAACAGTCATTGGATGTAATGCAAAGCCAAGGCGATAAAACAAATAGTCTTCTTGAAGATGAAGCTGCAAGAGCTAGCAAGCTTGAGGGCCAAGCTGCTCATATCGCAAGTGACGCTGCTCGCATCGCAATCGATGAAGCCTTCTCAATCATGAAGGAGAGAGGGGTTCCAGTTGAAGAAGGATTAGGAATGACTAAGGATTCAAATTCTGATGTGGAGAGATTGAAG GGATTGTTAAAATCTGAAAAGAAACGGGCTGATGATATGGAGAGACGGTATACTGAAGCTATGGAATCAGTTGACGGAAAGCGGATGAAGTTAGAAGAAACCGAAAGAAGAGTTCACCAACTTCAGGAATCACTGAATAG TGTGCCTCAGGATGATGTACAACATCTCTGGTCAATTTTCAGAGCTACAAATGGTATTATGTGCATCTACCTCAAGTTCAGCTTTGGGGATCGTGACTAA